In Deinococcus psychrotolerans, a genomic segment contains:
- the rpsD gene encoding 30S ribosomal protein S4, with translation MGRFRGSITKQSRREGINLAETEKVQKYLDKRPYAPGQHGQRRKGRPSDYSVRLREKQKLSRLYGMGEKQFRNLFEEASNVPGVTGTVFLQLLERRLDNVVFRMGFASTRRQARQFVGHGHILVNGKKVDIASYRVKIGDQVSVFDKSRQMGFVQENMDAMKRRRVSPWIEMNPETFTGTFSRLPAREDLALPINENFIIEYYSR, from the coding sequence ATGGGTCGTTTCCGTGGTTCCATCACCAAACAAAGCCGCCGCGAAGGGATTAACCTTGCGGAGACTGAGAAAGTCCAAAAGTATCTCGACAAGCGCCCCTACGCGCCGGGTCAGCACGGGCAGCGCCGCAAGGGCCGCCCATCTGATTACAGCGTGCGTCTGCGCGAAAAGCAAAAGCTCTCGCGCCTCTACGGCATGGGCGAAAAGCAGTTTCGCAACCTCTTTGAAGAAGCGTCCAACGTTCCCGGCGTGACCGGCACGGTGTTCTTGCAACTCCTCGAGCGCCGCCTCGACAACGTGGTGTTCCGGATGGGCTTTGCCAGCACCCGCCGCCAGGCCCGTCAATTTGTGGGACACGGCCATATTTTGGTCAACGGCAAGAAAGTCGATATCGCCTCTTACCGCGTCAAAATCGGCGACCAAGTCAGCGTCTTTGACAAGAGCCGCCAAATGGGTTTTGTTCAGGAAAATATGGACGCCATGAAGCGCCGCCGGGTCAGCCCCTGGATCGAGATGAACCCGGAGACCTTTACCGGCACCTTCTCACGTCTGCCTGCCCGCGAAGATCTGGCGTTGCCGATCAACGAGAACTTCATCATCGAATACTACTCGCGTTAA
- the rpsK gene encoding 30S ribosomal protein S11 has product MAKTTKRAPRAKRRNISAGRAYIHASYNNTIVTITDVEGNSVAWSSGGTIGYKGSKKGTPYAAQLAAADAVKKAQGFGMNIVDVVVRGSGSGREQAIRAIQASGIEVKSIMDDTPVPHNGCRPKKKHRA; this is encoded by the coding sequence ATGGCCAAGACCACCAAAAGAGCGCCCCGCGCCAAGCGCCGCAATATCAGCGCGGGCCGCGCCTATATCCACGCCAGCTACAACAACACCATCGTCACCATCACCGACGTCGAGGGCAACTCTGTGGCTTGGTCGTCGGGCGGCACCATCGGCTATAAAGGCAGCAAGAAGGGCACGCCCTACGCGGCCCAACTCGCCGCCGCCGACGCCGTGAAAAAAGCCCAAGGCTTCGGCATGAATATCGTCGACGTGGTCGTTCGTGGTTCGGGTTCGGGCCGCGAGCAAGCCATCCGCGCTATTCAGGCCTCGGGCATCGAAGTCAAGTCCATCATGGACGACACTCCTGTGCCGCACAACGGCTGCCGCCCCAAGAAGAAGCACCGCGCCTAA
- the rpsM gene encoding 30S ribosomal protein S13, whose translation MARIAGVDLPREKRIQIGLRYIYGIGPTRADQVLATTGISPDTRVKNLTEAETTQLRDAIEKVYKVEGDLRSEVGQNIKRLMDIGAYRGLRHRRGLPVRGQRTKTNARTRKGPRKTVAGKKKAARK comes from the coding sequence ATGGCCCGTATCGCCGGCGTTGACTTGCCCCGCGAGAAGCGCATCCAAATTGGCCTGCGCTATATCTACGGCATCGGGCCAACCCGTGCCGATCAGGTTCTGGCGACCACGGGCATCAGCCCCGATACCCGCGTCAAAAACTTGACCGAAGCCGAAACCACCCAGCTCCGCGACGCCATCGAGAAAGTCTACAAAGTTGAAGGCGATCTGCGCAGTGAAGTGGGGCAGAACATCAAGCGTCTGATGGACATCGGTGCTTACCGTGGTCTGCGTCACCGCCGTGGTTTGCCGGTGCGTGGTCAGCGTACCAAGACCAACGCCCGCACCCGTAAGGGGCCGCGCAAGACTGTGGCTGGCAAGAAAAAGGCCGCGAGGAAGTAA
- the rpmJ gene encoding 50S ribosomal protein L36, protein MKVRSSVKKMCDKCKVIRRHGRVIVICENVKHKQRQG, encoded by the coding sequence ATGAAGGTTCGCAGCAGTGTGAAGAAAATGTGCGACAAATGCAAAGTCATTCGTCGTCATGGTCGCGTGATCGTGATTTGCGAAAACGTGAAGCATAAGCAGAGGCAAGGTTAA
- the infA gene encoding translation initiation factor IF-1, which produces MARRRAPDGRESKRKKEDADTVRAEGVVEEALPNTTFRVKLDTGHDLLAYISGKMRIHYIRILPGDRVVLEISPYDTSRGRIVYRR; this is translated from the coding sequence GTGGCGAGAAGAAGAGCACCAGACGGACGTGAATCCAAACGCAAGAAGGAAGACGCCGATACCGTTCGCGCCGAAGGCGTAGTGGAAGAAGCGCTGCCCAACACCACCTTCCGCGTGAAGTTGGACACTGGGCACGATCTCTTGGCGTATATCAGCGGCAAGATGCGAATTCACTACATTCGTATTTTGCCCGGAGACCGCGTGGTTCTGGAGATCTCGCCTTACGACACTTCACGCGGGCGCATCGTCTACCGCCGCTAA
- a CDS encoding disulfide bond formation protein B yields the protein MTRDNRLYLAWVVALIATLGSLYFSEIRSFVPCILCWFQRIFMYPLAIILGIAALRGDFGVRVYALSLAAAGWLIALYQNLEVWGVVQTLKACTVGPIGTGCDAKWPIFGAGLSGVSNIITIPVLSLTAFTLIIGLLSWPRHKVEQGRV from the coding sequence ATGACCCGCGATAACCGTCTGTATTTGGCGTGGGTTGTGGCCCTGATCGCTACACTGGGCAGCTTGTACTTCTCCGAGATTCGCTCGTTCGTGCCGTGCATCCTGTGTTGGTTCCAGCGGATTTTCATGTACCCGCTGGCGATCATCTTGGGCATAGCAGCCCTGCGCGGCGATTTCGGTGTGCGAGTTTACGCACTCAGTTTGGCCGCCGCCGGCTGGCTGATTGCCCTTTACCAAAACTTGGAGGTCTGGGGCGTGGTGCAAACGCTCAAAGCCTGTACCGTCGGCCCTATCGGCACCGGCTGCGACGCCAAGTGGCCGATTTTCGGCGCAGGACTCAGCGGCGTGTCCAACATCATTACCATTCCGGTGCTGAGCCTCACGGCCTTCACGCTGATTATTGGTTTGCTGAGTTGGCCCCGTCATAAGGTCGAGCAGGGGAGAGTGTAA
- a CDS encoding DsbA family protein: MTRLNGGNSNNRIFLVVGTLVALLLIGITVWAVQRGQTSTPTSAGTKTFDLKGQPFIGKEDAPVTLVTFEDFKCPNCKNFEENIFPEIKSKYIDTGKAKLYKINFPFLGDRLDPNDSVLAAEAAECAYDQTGNEGYEGMSTIIFRAQGDESQVWATKEKLEELAGSVDGLDMAKFKTCLDTDATKARVEADKKQATDAGVNATPSVFVNGVLTTDFSPETIGKAIDAAAK, from the coding sequence ATGACCAGACTCAACGGCGGCAACTCCAACAACCGTATTTTTTTAGTCGTCGGCACTTTGGTGGCGCTGCTCCTGATCGGCATCACCGTTTGGGCGGTGCAGCGCGGACAAACCAGCACGCCGACCAGCGCCGGAACCAAGACCTTTGATTTGAAGGGTCAGCCGTTTATCGGCAAAGAAGACGCGCCGGTGACCTTGGTGACGTTCGAAGATTTCAAGTGCCCCAACTGCAAAAACTTCGAAGAAAACATCTTCCCAGAGATCAAGTCCAAGTACATCGATACCGGCAAAGCTAAACTCTACAAAATCAACTTTCCGTTTCTGGGCGACCGGTTAGACCCCAATGACTCGGTGCTGGCGGCTGAAGCGGCGGAATGCGCCTACGACCAGACCGGCAACGAGGGCTATGAAGGCATGTCCACCATCATCTTCCGCGCTCAGGGTGATGAAAGCCAGGTCTGGGCCACCAAAGAGAAACTCGAGGAATTGGCGGGCAGCGTGGACGGCCTCGATATGGCCAAGTTCAAGACCTGCTTGGATACCGATGCTACCAAGGCCCGCGTGGAAGCCGACAAGAAGCAGGCCACCGATGCCGGCGTCAACGCCACACCCAGCGTGTTCGTCAATGGCGTTTTGACCACCGATTTCAGCCCAGAGACGATTGGCAAGGCGATTGACGCCGCTGCCAAATAA
- a CDS encoding protease complex subunit PrcB family protein: MKNSTGLKLAAALLGAGLLAGCTMSGPSNIRVHEVLLYGSSQDRLAWVYGSLSGGQGSLSIDGKALALRPQTAGDLATPGSLNVGGANVYKGRTRTLLPPESVVQQGTANAYTISATQDIDATYLVSGGTWYQLSGALAAGSSVQASAQTVSGLAGSGQLTGSEAAVLSGVLAKQGVLVVTVLPAGALPDAALKVEPATTETKRTGLYLQPLSVATATTTTTTTTGGTVSSTPATSSTVGFREVASGNNAQASSASVVLANSQSALDALWNTAYARQVPVPPTPIIVSQTAVGIFLGSRPTGGYGLTVQSVRANGSALEITVNLRSPGSGTITTQSITSPWAIVSVQGLYRTVTVRDQNAQLLIP, from the coding sequence ATGAAGAATTCAACTGGACTCAAATTGGCCGCCGCGCTGCTCGGCGCTGGGCTGCTGGCGGGCTGCACTATGTCGGGGCCGAGCAACATCCGCGTCCATGAAGTGCTGCTGTACGGCTCCTCGCAAGACCGCCTCGCTTGGGTCTACGGCAGCTTGTCGGGCGGTCAGGGCAGCCTCAGCATTGACGGCAAAGCGCTGGCCTTGCGCCCGCAGACCGCTGGAGATTTGGCGACGCCTGGCAGCCTGAATGTGGGCGGCGCGAACGTCTATAAAGGCCGCACCCGCACCTTGTTGCCGCCTGAAAGCGTGGTTCAGCAGGGTACGGCCAATGCCTACACCATCAGCGCTACCCAAGACATCGATGCCACCTACCTCGTCAGCGGCGGCACGTGGTATCAGCTCAGCGGCGCACTGGCGGCGGGCAGCAGCGTGCAGGCCAGCGCCCAAACCGTGAGCGGCTTAGCGGGCTCGGGCCAACTGACTGGCAGCGAGGCCGCTGTCCTGAGCGGCGTGTTGGCCAAGCAAGGCGTCTTGGTTGTCACGGTGTTGCCTGCCGGCGCTTTGCCTGACGCGGCGCTGAAGGTCGAGCCTGCGACCACCGAAACCAAGCGCACCGGCCTTTACTTGCAGCCGCTCTCGGTGGCCACCGCCACGACGACCACCACCACGACCACCGGAGGCACTGTGAGCAGCACCCCAGCCACGAGCAGCACGGTGGGCTTCCGCGAAGTCGCCAGCGGCAACAACGCTCAGGCCAGCAGCGCCAGTGTGGTACTGGCCAACAGCCAGAGCGCCCTAGATGCACTGTGGAACACGGCCTACGCCCGCCAAGTTCCCGTTCCGCCGACGCCGATTATCGTCAGCCAAACCGCAGTGGGGATTTTCCTCGGCAGCCGACCAACTGGGGGCTACGGCCTGACGGTGCAGTCGGTGCGGGCCAACGGCTCAGCCCTTGAGATCACCGTGAATCTGCGCTCTCCCGGTTCCGGCACCATCACCACCCAGTCTATTACCAGTCCCTGGGCCATCGTCTCCGTGCAGGGCCTTTACCGCACGGTGACGGTGCGTGACCAAAACGCGCAGTTGCTGATTCCCTAG
- a CDS encoding DNA repair protein RecN, whose product MSRAKLLGVPSRSPAPAHLTRLEIRNLATIATLALELRGGFSVFTGETGAGKSIIVDALGLLLGSRSNTDLIRSGADDLLVTGFWGEDVVSRKLTHQGRSSARVDGEVVALRELAEVSQTRLTIHWQHSAQSLLSAGNQRALLDTLLLDELGHYHAAYRAWQNAAGHFERLQASERERARQLDLLRFQTQELSEAGLKEAEEEPLRAELVRLSNFESIAAGASEALELLSDGEISAAGLVSQALRSLNAPARYDEASAQLQAELASALESVQAVVSELRSVAEDRAPDTEALAQLESRLSLIGKLQAKYGPSSQDVLNFQAEAERELAALESDEQSAGTLEAEVRALRQIAEQAGLRLRTVRQKAAAPLSEQLLNVIRQLGMPHARLEFELRPLAVPGPHGSDDVSIRFSANPGESLGELADTASGGELSRVMLAISTVLGASTPSVVFDEVDAGIGGSAARAVADQLSHLASARQVLVVTHLAQIAARADWHFKVEKDIEAGRTISRVRLLSGEERLEEIARMLSGASSEAALSHARELLAGSERVPEPKKRGAKALS is encoded by the coding sequence ATGTCCCGCGCTAAACTGCTGGGCGTGCCTTCCCGCTCGCCCGCCCCCGCGCATTTAACCCGCTTGGAGATTCGCAACCTCGCCACCATCGCTACGCTGGCTCTGGAACTGCGCGGCGGGTTTTCGGTGTTTACCGGCGAAACTGGCGCGGGCAAAAGCATCATCGTGGACGCGCTGGGCCTGCTGCTCGGCTCGCGCAGCAATACCGATTTGATCCGCAGCGGCGCGGATGATCTGCTGGTCACTGGCTTTTGGGGCGAGGACGTGGTGTCGCGCAAACTCACCCACCAGGGCCGCAGCAGCGCCCGCGTGGACGGTGAAGTGGTGGCCCTGCGCGAACTGGCCGAGGTCTCGCAGACCCGCCTGACCATTCACTGGCAGCACAGCGCCCAGAGCCTGCTGAGCGCGGGCAACCAACGCGCCCTGCTCGACACCTTGCTGTTAGATGAACTCGGTCACTACCACGCCGCTTACCGGGCGTGGCAAAACGCCGCCGGACACTTCGAGCGCCTGCAGGCCTCCGAGCGGGAGCGGGCCAGACAGCTCGATTTGCTGCGCTTCCAAACTCAGGAACTCAGCGAGGCGGGCCTGAAGGAAGCTGAAGAAGAACCGCTGCGGGCTGAACTGGTGCGGCTGTCGAATTTTGAATCCATCGCTGCAGGCGCGTCCGAAGCCCTAGAATTGCTCAGCGACGGCGAGATCAGCGCGGCGGGCCTCGTGTCGCAGGCGCTCCGGTCACTGAATGCTCCGGCCCGTTACGATGAAGCCAGCGCCCAGCTTCAAGCCGAACTTGCCAGCGCCTTAGAAAGTGTGCAAGCGGTGGTCAGCGAACTCAGGAGTGTGGCCGAAGACCGCGCTCCCGATACCGAAGCGCTGGCCCAACTCGAAAGCCGCCTGAGCCTGATCGGCAAGTTGCAGGCCAAATACGGCCCCAGCAGCCAGGACGTGCTGAACTTTCAAGCCGAAGCCGAGCGCGAACTCGCCGCGCTGGAAAGCGACGAGCAAAGCGCCGGAACGCTCGAAGCGGAAGTGAGAGCCCTGCGCCAGATCGCCGAACAAGCCGGACTGCGCCTGCGCACTGTTCGCCAAAAAGCCGCCGCGCCGCTCTCTGAGCAGCTGCTCAACGTCATTCGCCAACTCGGAATGCCGCACGCCCGCCTTGAATTCGAGCTGCGCCCGCTGGCCGTGCCGGGGCCGCACGGCTCAGACGATGTGAGCATCCGCTTCAGTGCCAACCCCGGCGAGAGCTTGGGCGAGCTGGCCGACACCGCTTCGGGCGGCGAACTCTCCCGCGTGATGCTGGCCATCAGCACGGTGCTGGGAGCCAGCACGCCCAGCGTGGTTTTTGATGAGGTAGACGCGGGCATCGGCGGCTCGGCGGCGCGGGCGGTGGCCGATCAGCTCTCGCACTTGGCGTCGGCACGGCAAGTCTTGGTGGTCACGCACCTCGCTCAAATTGCCGCCCGCGCCGATTGGCATTTCAAAGTCGAAAAAGACATTGAAGCGGGCCGCACCATCAGCCGGGTGCGCCTGCTTTCGGGCGAGGAGCGTTTGGAAGAAATTGCCCGAATGCTCAGCGGCGCGTCGTCCGAAGCAGCGTTGTCGCACGCCCGCGAGTTGCTTGCAGGTTCGGAGCGTGTGCCCGAGCCAAAAAAGCGGGGAGCCAAAGCGCTGAGCTAG
- a CDS encoding PRC-barrel domain-containing protein: MIKGKDLVGRSVVSLSSGHQIDKVHDLVFDHDANQVLALLVDEGGWFRAAKVVPFEAVRSIGEDAVMIDDENSVISARDDSRIADLLDTKVGLVGTRLLTSGGRELGKIADVYFEPTSGKVVGYEATGGLFSDLSSGRTFVPAPESISIGDNAAIVPESVAAAMEEQEAGGLQGALSNVSDNVKQSYENLSTATKSRQKEFVIGKQAGSEVATEEGLVIVQKGETITTEQADHAEELGLLGSLVGAATGGSMQAAYSSAASNVQGRVDDLSDASQERQMQYVIGKTAGKDVVAGGTPTEGAALSTVIVSKGEVITEQQAESAREHGVLGQLVAAATSGSMQTVYSSASSNLQSRVEDLSSASRERQVEYVLGKVAGSDVHGDDDTVIVLKGQTITPMAVQSAESKNALGSLVASATAGNLQGGVQRLSGSYVSSQTADSAPVTGAPVVGAPAASALGRRVRRDVYGPNRTLIAAQGQIVTQGVLERARELHREDDLLDATGIAQVSGTESGGPAIGEQLSAGLSNVSAGATGFFDRAKQWLGETRDNAGEAVEQRQNDAEVQKVRDALGRPVTRVILDPQDNIILNIGEIITNKAVAAARQADILDMLLDSVSKEEVRINPLDVRPHETGSAALEGVDDVNLQKKPQS, from the coding sequence ATGATTAAAGGTAAAGACTTGGTTGGACGCAGTGTGGTTTCTTTAAGCAGCGGGCATCAGATTGATAAAGTGCATGACTTGGTGTTCGACCATGATGCCAATCAAGTTTTGGCGCTGCTGGTTGATGAGGGTGGCTGGTTCAGGGCCGCCAAAGTGGTGCCGTTTGAGGCGGTTCGCAGCATTGGCGAGGACGCTGTGATGATTGACGACGAAAACAGCGTCATCAGCGCCCGTGACGACTCGCGCATCGCCGATTTGCTCGACACCAAAGTGGGCCTCGTCGGCACCCGGCTCCTGACCAGCGGAGGACGCGAACTCGGCAAAATCGCCGACGTGTACTTTGAACCCACCAGCGGCAAAGTGGTGGGCTACGAAGCGACGGGCGGTTTGTTTTCTGATTTGTCGAGTGGCCGCACCTTCGTGCCCGCGCCGGAAAGCATCAGCATTGGAGACAACGCCGCAATTGTGCCGGAGTCGGTGGCCGCCGCGATGGAAGAACAGGAAGCGGGCGGGCTGCAAGGGGCGCTCAGCAACGTCAGCGACAACGTCAAGCAGAGTTACGAGAATCTGTCGACCGCCACCAAGTCGCGCCAAAAAGAATTTGTGATTGGCAAGCAGGCCGGAAGCGAGGTGGCCACCGAGGAAGGTTTGGTCATCGTTCAAAAGGGCGAAACCATCACCACCGAGCAGGCCGACCATGCCGAGGAGCTTGGCTTGCTCGGTTCGCTGGTGGGCGCAGCGACCGGCGGCAGTATGCAGGCGGCTTACAGCAGCGCGGCCAGCAACGTGCAGGGCCGAGTGGACGACTTGAGCGACGCCTCGCAGGAACGCCAGATGCAGTACGTGATCGGCAAAACGGCAGGCAAAGACGTGGTGGCCGGAGGCACGCCGACAGAAGGCGCGGCGCTCAGCACCGTTATTGTCAGCAAGGGTGAGGTCATCACCGAGCAGCAAGCTGAGAGTGCCCGCGAGCACGGCGTTCTGGGTCAATTGGTCGCGGCGGCCACCAGTGGGAGTATGCAAACGGTCTACAGCAGCGCGTCGAGCAACTTGCAAAGCCGCGTCGAGGACTTGAGCAGCGCCAGCCGTGAGCGCCAAGTGGAATATGTGTTGGGCAAAGTGGCCGGAAGCGACGTTCACGGTGACGACGACACGGTGATCGTTTTGAAGGGCCAGACCATCACGCCGATGGCGGTGCAGAGCGCCGAGAGCAAAAACGCGCTGGGCAGCTTGGTGGCCTCGGCCACAGCGGGCAACTTGCAAGGCGGCGTGCAGCGCCTGAGCGGCTCTTACGTGAGTAGCCAGACGGCAGACAGCGCTCCGGTAACAGGCGCTCCCGTTGTCGGTGCTCCAGCAGCCAGCGCTTTGGGCCGCCGCGTCCGCCGCGATGTCTACGGCCCCAACCGCACCCTGATCGCCGCACAGGGCCAGATCGTGACTCAGGGCGTGCTGGAACGTGCCCGTGAACTGCACCGCGAAGACGATTTGCTCGACGCCACCGGCATTGCCCAAGTCAGCGGCACCGAGAGCGGCGGGCCTGCCATCGGGGAGCAGCTCTCTGCAGGCCTGAGCAACGTCAGTGCTGGAGCGACGGGCTTCTTTGACCGCGCCAAGCAGTGGCTGGGTGAAACCCGCGACAACGCTGGAGAAGCCGTCGAGCAGCGCCAGAACGACGCCGAAGTTCAAAAAGTCCGTGACGCGCTGGGCCGCCCGGTCACGCGGGTGATTCTCGATCCGCAGGACAATATCATCCTCAATATCGGCGAGATCATCACTAACAAAGCGGTGGCCGCCGCCCGCCAAGCCGACATTTTGGACATGCTGCTGGACAGTGTCAGCAAGGAAGAAGTGCGGATCAACCCGCTGGACGTGCGCCCCCACGAAACCGGCAGCGCCGCCTTGGAAGGCGTGGACGATGTGAACTTGCAAAAGAAGCCGCAGTCGTAA
- a CDS encoding AAA family ATPase: MTLPFSSLALSGLWLPHQTPPVGAEPLSALPLTLLVGVTGVGKSTALSALSATGLRVLPDRREVTDAVMIEPLAGRAVTDRQERFALTARYRQTHPGGMAQALGTLRALPEKGERLVFDGLRGLDEVRYAAEAFAAWRFIHLHAPDALRVRRLLGRGDAFDALKQDAVSHDLSSELAALSGAAQVFTPAELSELAALQSQGHAPADILAKTKIVLSERQNYDPAAARAFLLTLPPERMLDLDTAALAPSEVARRVEHWL; the protein is encoded by the coding sequence ATGACGTTGCCTTTTTCCTCGCTGGCCCTCAGTGGGCTGTGGCTGCCCCACCAAACGCCGCCTGTCGGAGCCGAGCCGCTCTCCGCTTTGCCGCTGACCCTCCTGGTGGGCGTGACGGGGGTGGGAAAAAGCACCGCCCTGAGTGCCCTGAGCGCGACAGGGCTGCGGGTGCTGCCTGACCGCCGCGAAGTCACCGACGCGGTGATGATCGAGCCGCTGGCGGGCCGCGCCGTGACCGACAGGCAAGAGCGCTTTGCCCTGACCGCCCGCTACCGCCAAACCCACCCCGGCGGCATGGCGCAGGCCCTCGGCACGCTGCGGGCTTTGCCGGAAAAGGGAGAGCGCTTGGTGTTTGACGGTCTACGGGGCCTAGACGAAGTTCGCTACGCCGCTGAGGCGTTTGCAGCGTGGCGCTTTATTCACCTGCACGCGCCCGACGCCCTGCGGGTGCGCCGACTGCTCGGGCGGGGCGACGCTTTCGACGCGTTGAAACAAGACGCGGTCAGTCATGATCTCAGCAGCGAACTGGCGGCCCTCAGCGGCGCGGCGCAGGTGTTCACGCCCGCCGAACTCAGCGAACTCGCCGCCTTGCAGAGTCAGGGCCACGCCCCAGCCGACATTCTGGCCAAAACCAAAATCGTGCTGAGCGAACGCCAAAACTACGATCCGGCAGCCGCCCGCGCCTTTTTGCTGACGCTGCCGCCTGAGCGAATGCTCGATCTCGACACGGCGGCGCTGGCCCCAAGTGAAGTGGCAAGGCGCGTGGAGCATTGGCTGTGA
- a CDS encoding enolase C-terminal domain-like protein, translated as MEVGGPKIVRLEAVPYRLPLHGVLAWGAHSRLSAAEHVLVRVHLDDGTLGEAEAPPRPTIYGETVASIVGILSHLEAALMGLSIDDETALNAARNSVAQNLTARGALDMALWDARQKARGQSLFDALLGPNTLVRASFILGIAAPAEMLDEARRVVEQGVRVLKVKVGRQHARDLEVIEALRFEFGSEVQLYADSNETLTPEIAPAALAAMREAGLMYVEEPLPVRQIRARAHLKASGVLPLVADDSCFTPLDLERELDFDTFDILNIKTARNGFTDGLAMLRRAQQAGKGVMIGSQASSGLGTLHAALLSTQEGVTEPCELSFVLKIQSDLLNLPIEFKDGWLDVAALREHQVDEEKLRAARV; from the coding sequence TTGGAGGTGGGCGGCCCCAAGATCGTGCGGCTGGAAGCCGTTCCCTACCGCTTGCCGCTGCACGGGGTGCTGGCGTGGGGCGCACACAGCCGCTTGAGCGCCGCCGAACACGTTTTGGTGCGGGTGCACCTCGATGACGGCACGCTGGGTGAGGCCGAAGCGCCGCCGCGTCCGACGATTTACGGCGAAACGGTGGCCAGCATCGTCGGTATTCTGAGCCATCTTGAAGCCGCATTGATGGGCCTGAGCATCGACGACGAGACCGCACTGAACGCCGCCCGCAACAGCGTGGCCCAAAACCTGACGGCACGCGGAGCGCTGGACATGGCGCTGTGGGACGCCCGCCAGAAGGCGCGGGGGCAAAGCCTCTTTGACGCGCTGCTGGGGCCAAATACCCTGGTGCGGGCCTCGTTTATTCTGGGCATCGCCGCGCCCGCTGAGATGCTGGATGAAGCCCGCCGGGTGGTGGAGCAGGGTGTGCGGGTGCTGAAGGTCAAAGTGGGCCGCCAGCATGCCCGCGACTTGGAGGTGATCGAAGCGCTGCGCTTTGAATTCGGCAGCGAAGTTCAGCTCTACGCCGACAGCAACGAAACCCTGACGCCCGAAATTGCGCCCGCCGCTCTCGCCGCCATGCGCGAAGCGGGGTTGATGTACGTAGAGGAGCCGCTGCCGGTGCGCCAGATTCGCGCCCGCGCCCACCTGAAGGCCAGCGGGGTGCTGCCGCTGGTGGCCGACGATTCGTGCTTCACGCCCCTCGATTTGGAGCGTGAGCTGGACTTCGACACCTTCGACATTCTGAACATCAAAACCGCCCGCAACGGATTTACCGACGGGTTGGCGATGTTGCGCCGCGCTCAGCAGGCCGGCAAGGGGGTGATGATCGGCTCGCAGGCCAGCAGCGGCCTCGGCACCCTCCACGCCGCGCTGCTCAGCACTCAAGAAGGCGTGACCGAGCCGTGCGAGCTGAGTTTTGTGCTCAAAATCCAAAGCGACTTGCTCAACTTGCCGATTGAATTTAAGGACGGCTGGCTGGACGTGGCCGCACTGAGAGAGCATCAGGTGGACGAGGAGAAGTTGCGGGCAGCGCGGGTGTGA
- a CDS encoding GNAT family N-acetyltransferase — MEEIEHIQLRPLRPGDEEAAVRWGADEEFCRAADWTVGLAPNKIREHWAKLIATSAPDFVRLGIELSGALIGHVDLAYLTPVSGEFGIGIERPRWRQGVGLAAGKLLLKHAFEVLKLEEVTALVHAPNLPSHALMLRLGFVEEGECDPEEYQGETVPVTRYLIRTK, encoded by the coding sequence ATGGAGGAAATAGAACACATACAACTCCGCCCACTGCGCCCCGGCGATGAAGAAGCCGCTGTGCGCTGGGGAGCCGACGAAGAATTTTGCCGCGCGGCTGACTGGACAGTGGGACTTGCGCCGAATAAAATCCGCGAACACTGGGCCAAGCTGATTGCCACGTCCGCCCCCGATTTTGTGCGGCTGGGGATAGAGCTAAGCGGCGCATTGATCGGTCATGTCGATCTGGCGTACCTCACCCCGGTGTCCGGTGAGTTCGGCATTGGCATTGAGCGCCCGCGCTGGCGGCAGGGCGTCGGGTTGGCAGCGGGCAAGTTACTCCTCAAGCACGCCTTTGAAGTCCTCAAACTGGAAGAAGTCACTGCTCTCGTTCACGCGCCCAACCTGCCGTCGCACGCGCTGATGCTGCGGCTGGGCTTTGTGGAAGAGGGTGAGTGTGATCCGGAGGAGTATCAGGGCGAAACGGTGCCGGTGACGCGGTATCTAATCAGGACGAAGTGA